Proteins from a genomic interval of Peromyscus leucopus breed LL Stock chromosome 12, UCI_PerLeu_2.1, whole genome shotgun sequence:
- the Nrros gene encoding transforming growth factor beta activator LRRC33 isoform X1, translated as MHSVAVDWINAALEMEFLPFWLCLGFPFLAVEWRHGGGAAAAASQGGCKVVDGVADCRGQNLASVPRSLPSHPRMLILDANPLKVLWNHSLRAYPRLENLSMHSCHLDRIGHDAFQGQGRLRSLGLADNRLSENYKETAAALHTLLGLRSLDLSRNSLTEDMAALMLQNLSSLEAVSLARNALMRLDESVFEGLEHLRELDLQRNYIFEIEGGAFDGLTELRRLNLAYNNLPCIVDFRLPQLRFLNVSYNILEWFLAAREEAAFELEVLDLSHNQLLFFPLLPQCGKLHTLLLRDNNMGFYRDLYNASSPQEMVAQFLLVDGNVTNITTVNLWEEFASSDLSALRFLDMSQNQFWHLPDGFLKKTPSLSHLNLNQNCLKMLHIREHEPPGALTELDLSHNQLAELRLAPGLTDCLRNLQVFNLSSNQLLGVPSGLFDNASHITTIDMSHNQISLCPQVVPLDWAGPSSCVDFRNMASLRSLSLEGCGLKALRDCPFQGTSLTHLDLSSNWGVLNGSISPLWAVAPTLQVLALRNVGLSSGTAEMDFSRFGSLRELDLSGNSLTSFPRFSGSLALRTLDLRRNFLTALPQRAVSERPLRSLQAIYLSQNPYDCCGVEGWGALQHFKTVADLAMVTCNLSSRIIRVVELPEGVPRDCKWGQVDTGLFYLVLILPSCLTLLVACTIIFLTFKKPLLQVIKSRCHWSSIY; from the exons ATGCATTCTGTAGCCGTGGACTGGATAAA TGCCGCGCTTGAGATGGAGTTCCTGCCCTTTTGGCTCTGCCTGGGTTTTCCCTTCTTGGCTGTGGAATGGAGGCATGGAGGAGGGGCAGCTGCTGCAGCTTCCCAAGGAGGCTGCAAGGTG GTGGATGGAGTCGCTGACTGCCGGGGACAGAACCTTGCCTCGGTACCCAGAAGCCTCCCATCACATCCCCGGATGCTCATTCTGGATGCCAACCCTCTCAAGGTCCTGTGGAATCATTCCCTCCGGGCCTACCCACGCCTGGAGAACCTCAGCATGCACAGCTGTCACCTGGACCGTATTGGCCACGACGCCTTCCAAGGGCAGGGCCGCTTACGCAGCCTGGGCCTGGCAGACAACCGCCTCTCCGAGAACTACAAGGAGACGGCGGCAGCCCTCCACACCCTGTTAGGACTCCGGAGCCTGGACTTGTCCAGAAACTCCCTGACGGAAGACATGGCAGCCCTCATGCTCCAGAACCTGTCCTCGCTGGAGGCTGTGTCTTTGGCAAGGAATGCCCTCATGAGGCTCGATGAGTCTGTCTTTGAGGGCCTGGAGCACCTCAGGGAGCTGGATTTGCAGAGAAACTATATCTTCGAGATTGAGGGTGGTGCTTTCGACGGCCTGACTGAGCTGAGGCGTCTCAACCTTGCCTACAACAACCTCCCGTGCATTGTGGACTTCAGGCTCCCGCAGTTGCGGTTCCTCAACGTCAGTTACAACATCCTGGAGTGGTTCCTGGCAGCCAGGGAGGAGGCGGCCTTTGAACTGGAGGTCCTGGACCTGTCTCACAACCAGCTGctctttttccctctcctgcCCCAGTGCGGCAAGCTGCACACCCTCCTGCTACGGGACAACAACATGGGTTTCTACAGGGACCTCTATAACGCCTCCTCACCGCAGGAGATGGTAGCCCAGTTCCTTCTTGTGGATGGCAACGTGACCAACATCACCACGGTCAACCTCTGGGAAGAGTTTGCCTCCAGCGACCTGTCGGCCCTTCGCTTCCTGGACATGAGCCAAAACCAGTTCTGGCACCTGCCGGACGGCTTCCTAAAGAAAACCCCATCCCTTTCCCACCTGAACCTCAACCAAAATTGCCTGAAGATGCTCCACATTCGGGAGCATGAGCCCCCCGGGGCACTCACTGAGCTAGATCTGAGCCACAACCAGCTGGCCGAGCTGCGCCTCGCTCCGGGGCTCACCGACTGCCTCAGGAACCTCCAGGTGTTCAACCTGAGCTCCAACCAGCTCCTGGGAGTCCCCTCTGGCCTTTTCGACAATGCCAGCCACATCACTACAATTGACATGAGCCACAATCAGATCTCACTCTGTCCCCAGGTGGTGCCCTTAGACTGGGCGGGGCCCTCCAGTTGTGTGGATTTCAGAAACATGGCCTCCCTGAGGAGCCTGTCTCTGGAGGGCTGTGGCCTGAAGGCATTACGAGACTGCCCATTCCAGGGTACCTCCCTCACTCATTTAGACCTGTCTAGCAACTGGGGGGTTCTGAATGGAAGCATCAGCCCTCTCTGGGCTGTTGCCCCCACGTTGCAGGTCCTGGCGCTCAGGAATGTGGGCCTCAGTTCCGGCACGGCAGAGATGGACTTCTCTAGGTTTGGGAGTCTGAGGGAGCTGGATCTTTCAGGGAATTCCTTGACCAGCTTCCCAAGGTTCAGCGGCAGCCTGGCCCTTCGGACTCTTGACCTCCGCAGAAACTTCCTCACAGCCCTTCCTCAGAGGGCTGTGTCTGAGCGGCCACTGAGGAGTCTGCAGGCCATCTACCTCAGCCAGAACCCTTACGATTGCTGCGGGGTAGAGGGATGGGGTGCCCTGCAGCACTTCAAGACCGTGGCGGACTTGGCCATGGTCACTTGCAACCTCTCTTCCAGGATCATCCGCGTGGTCGAGCTGCCCGAAGGCGTGCCCCGGGACTGTAAGTGGGGGCAGGTGGACACTGGCCTGTTCTACCTCGTCCTCATTCTGCCCAGCTGCCTCACCCTGCTGGTGGCCTGCACCATCATCTTCCTCACTTTTAAGAAGCCTTTGCTTCAGGTCATCAAGAGTCGGTGCCACTGGTCGTCCATATACTGA
- the Nrros gene encoding transforming growth factor beta activator LRRC33 isoform X3 has protein sequence MGSTNATRVTEGDTPTLEKSCLPVDGVADCRGQNLASVPRSLPSHPRMLILDANPLKVLWNHSLRAYPRLENLSMHSCHLDRIGHDAFQGQGRLRSLGLADNRLSENYKETAAALHTLLGLRSLDLSRNSLTEDMAALMLQNLSSLEAVSLARNALMRLDESVFEGLEHLRELDLQRNYIFEIEGGAFDGLTELRRLNLAYNNLPCIVDFRLPQLRFLNVSYNILEWFLAAREEAAFELEVLDLSHNQLLFFPLLPQCGKLHTLLLRDNNMGFYRDLYNASSPQEMVAQFLLVDGNVTNITTVNLWEEFASSDLSALRFLDMSQNQFWHLPDGFLKKTPSLSHLNLNQNCLKMLHIREHEPPGALTELDLSHNQLAELRLAPGLTDCLRNLQVFNLSSNQLLGVPSGLFDNASHITTIDMSHNQISLCPQVVPLDWAGPSSCVDFRNMASLRSLSLEGCGLKALRDCPFQGTSLTHLDLSSNWGVLNGSISPLWAVAPTLQVLALRNVGLSSGTAEMDFSRFGSLRELDLSGNSLTSFPRFSGSLALRTLDLRRNFLTALPQRAVSERPLRSLQAIYLSQNPYDCCGVEGWGALQHFKTVADLAMVTCNLSSRIIRVVELPEGVPRDCKWGQVDTGLFYLVLILPSCLTLLVACTIIFLTFKKPLLQVIKSRCHWSSIY, from the exons ATGGGCTCCACTAATGCCACCAGAGTCACTGAGGGAGACACACCAACCCTGGAGAAGTCCTGCCtgcct GTGGATGGAGTCGCTGACTGCCGGGGACAGAACCTTGCCTCGGTACCCAGAAGCCTCCCATCACATCCCCGGATGCTCATTCTGGATGCCAACCCTCTCAAGGTCCTGTGGAATCATTCCCTCCGGGCCTACCCACGCCTGGAGAACCTCAGCATGCACAGCTGTCACCTGGACCGTATTGGCCACGACGCCTTCCAAGGGCAGGGCCGCTTACGCAGCCTGGGCCTGGCAGACAACCGCCTCTCCGAGAACTACAAGGAGACGGCGGCAGCCCTCCACACCCTGTTAGGACTCCGGAGCCTGGACTTGTCCAGAAACTCCCTGACGGAAGACATGGCAGCCCTCATGCTCCAGAACCTGTCCTCGCTGGAGGCTGTGTCTTTGGCAAGGAATGCCCTCATGAGGCTCGATGAGTCTGTCTTTGAGGGCCTGGAGCACCTCAGGGAGCTGGATTTGCAGAGAAACTATATCTTCGAGATTGAGGGTGGTGCTTTCGACGGCCTGACTGAGCTGAGGCGTCTCAACCTTGCCTACAACAACCTCCCGTGCATTGTGGACTTCAGGCTCCCGCAGTTGCGGTTCCTCAACGTCAGTTACAACATCCTGGAGTGGTTCCTGGCAGCCAGGGAGGAGGCGGCCTTTGAACTGGAGGTCCTGGACCTGTCTCACAACCAGCTGctctttttccctctcctgcCCCAGTGCGGCAAGCTGCACACCCTCCTGCTACGGGACAACAACATGGGTTTCTACAGGGACCTCTATAACGCCTCCTCACCGCAGGAGATGGTAGCCCAGTTCCTTCTTGTGGATGGCAACGTGACCAACATCACCACGGTCAACCTCTGGGAAGAGTTTGCCTCCAGCGACCTGTCGGCCCTTCGCTTCCTGGACATGAGCCAAAACCAGTTCTGGCACCTGCCGGACGGCTTCCTAAAGAAAACCCCATCCCTTTCCCACCTGAACCTCAACCAAAATTGCCTGAAGATGCTCCACATTCGGGAGCATGAGCCCCCCGGGGCACTCACTGAGCTAGATCTGAGCCACAACCAGCTGGCCGAGCTGCGCCTCGCTCCGGGGCTCACCGACTGCCTCAGGAACCTCCAGGTGTTCAACCTGAGCTCCAACCAGCTCCTGGGAGTCCCCTCTGGCCTTTTCGACAATGCCAGCCACATCACTACAATTGACATGAGCCACAATCAGATCTCACTCTGTCCCCAGGTGGTGCCCTTAGACTGGGCGGGGCCCTCCAGTTGTGTGGATTTCAGAAACATGGCCTCCCTGAGGAGCCTGTCTCTGGAGGGCTGTGGCCTGAAGGCATTACGAGACTGCCCATTCCAGGGTACCTCCCTCACTCATTTAGACCTGTCTAGCAACTGGGGGGTTCTGAATGGAAGCATCAGCCCTCTCTGGGCTGTTGCCCCCACGTTGCAGGTCCTGGCGCTCAGGAATGTGGGCCTCAGTTCCGGCACGGCAGAGATGGACTTCTCTAGGTTTGGGAGTCTGAGGGAGCTGGATCTTTCAGGGAATTCCTTGACCAGCTTCCCAAGGTTCAGCGGCAGCCTGGCCCTTCGGACTCTTGACCTCCGCAGAAACTTCCTCACAGCCCTTCCTCAGAGGGCTGTGTCTGAGCGGCCACTGAGGAGTCTGCAGGCCATCTACCTCAGCCAGAACCCTTACGATTGCTGCGGGGTAGAGGGATGGGGTGCCCTGCAGCACTTCAAGACCGTGGCGGACTTGGCCATGGTCACTTGCAACCTCTCTTCCAGGATCATCCGCGTGGTCGAGCTGCCCGAAGGCGTGCCCCGGGACTGTAAGTGGGGGCAGGTGGACACTGGCCTGTTCTACCTCGTCCTCATTCTGCCCAGCTGCCTCACCCTGCTGGTGGCCTGCACCATCATCTTCCTCACTTTTAAGAAGCCTTTGCTTCAGGTCATCAAGAGTCGGTGCCACTGGTCGTCCATATACTGA
- the Nrros gene encoding transforming growth factor beta activator LRRC33 isoform X2: protein MEFLPFWLCLGFPFLAVEWRHGGGAAAAASQGGCKVVDGVADCRGQNLASVPRSLPSHPRMLILDANPLKVLWNHSLRAYPRLENLSMHSCHLDRIGHDAFQGQGRLRSLGLADNRLSENYKETAAALHTLLGLRSLDLSRNSLTEDMAALMLQNLSSLEAVSLARNALMRLDESVFEGLEHLRELDLQRNYIFEIEGGAFDGLTELRRLNLAYNNLPCIVDFRLPQLRFLNVSYNILEWFLAAREEAAFELEVLDLSHNQLLFFPLLPQCGKLHTLLLRDNNMGFYRDLYNASSPQEMVAQFLLVDGNVTNITTVNLWEEFASSDLSALRFLDMSQNQFWHLPDGFLKKTPSLSHLNLNQNCLKMLHIREHEPPGALTELDLSHNQLAELRLAPGLTDCLRNLQVFNLSSNQLLGVPSGLFDNASHITTIDMSHNQISLCPQVVPLDWAGPSSCVDFRNMASLRSLSLEGCGLKALRDCPFQGTSLTHLDLSSNWGVLNGSISPLWAVAPTLQVLALRNVGLSSGTAEMDFSRFGSLRELDLSGNSLTSFPRFSGSLALRTLDLRRNFLTALPQRAVSERPLRSLQAIYLSQNPYDCCGVEGWGALQHFKTVADLAMVTCNLSSRIIRVVELPEGVPRDCKWGQVDTGLFYLVLILPSCLTLLVACTIIFLTFKKPLLQVIKSRCHWSSIY from the exons ATGGAGTTCCTGCCCTTTTGGCTCTGCCTGGGTTTTCCCTTCTTGGCTGTGGAATGGAGGCATGGAGGAGGGGCAGCTGCTGCAGCTTCCCAAGGAGGCTGCAAGGTG GTGGATGGAGTCGCTGACTGCCGGGGACAGAACCTTGCCTCGGTACCCAGAAGCCTCCCATCACATCCCCGGATGCTCATTCTGGATGCCAACCCTCTCAAGGTCCTGTGGAATCATTCCCTCCGGGCCTACCCACGCCTGGAGAACCTCAGCATGCACAGCTGTCACCTGGACCGTATTGGCCACGACGCCTTCCAAGGGCAGGGCCGCTTACGCAGCCTGGGCCTGGCAGACAACCGCCTCTCCGAGAACTACAAGGAGACGGCGGCAGCCCTCCACACCCTGTTAGGACTCCGGAGCCTGGACTTGTCCAGAAACTCCCTGACGGAAGACATGGCAGCCCTCATGCTCCAGAACCTGTCCTCGCTGGAGGCTGTGTCTTTGGCAAGGAATGCCCTCATGAGGCTCGATGAGTCTGTCTTTGAGGGCCTGGAGCACCTCAGGGAGCTGGATTTGCAGAGAAACTATATCTTCGAGATTGAGGGTGGTGCTTTCGACGGCCTGACTGAGCTGAGGCGTCTCAACCTTGCCTACAACAACCTCCCGTGCATTGTGGACTTCAGGCTCCCGCAGTTGCGGTTCCTCAACGTCAGTTACAACATCCTGGAGTGGTTCCTGGCAGCCAGGGAGGAGGCGGCCTTTGAACTGGAGGTCCTGGACCTGTCTCACAACCAGCTGctctttttccctctcctgcCCCAGTGCGGCAAGCTGCACACCCTCCTGCTACGGGACAACAACATGGGTTTCTACAGGGACCTCTATAACGCCTCCTCACCGCAGGAGATGGTAGCCCAGTTCCTTCTTGTGGATGGCAACGTGACCAACATCACCACGGTCAACCTCTGGGAAGAGTTTGCCTCCAGCGACCTGTCGGCCCTTCGCTTCCTGGACATGAGCCAAAACCAGTTCTGGCACCTGCCGGACGGCTTCCTAAAGAAAACCCCATCCCTTTCCCACCTGAACCTCAACCAAAATTGCCTGAAGATGCTCCACATTCGGGAGCATGAGCCCCCCGGGGCACTCACTGAGCTAGATCTGAGCCACAACCAGCTGGCCGAGCTGCGCCTCGCTCCGGGGCTCACCGACTGCCTCAGGAACCTCCAGGTGTTCAACCTGAGCTCCAACCAGCTCCTGGGAGTCCCCTCTGGCCTTTTCGACAATGCCAGCCACATCACTACAATTGACATGAGCCACAATCAGATCTCACTCTGTCCCCAGGTGGTGCCCTTAGACTGGGCGGGGCCCTCCAGTTGTGTGGATTTCAGAAACATGGCCTCCCTGAGGAGCCTGTCTCTGGAGGGCTGTGGCCTGAAGGCATTACGAGACTGCCCATTCCAGGGTACCTCCCTCACTCATTTAGACCTGTCTAGCAACTGGGGGGTTCTGAATGGAAGCATCAGCCCTCTCTGGGCTGTTGCCCCCACGTTGCAGGTCCTGGCGCTCAGGAATGTGGGCCTCAGTTCCGGCACGGCAGAGATGGACTTCTCTAGGTTTGGGAGTCTGAGGGAGCTGGATCTTTCAGGGAATTCCTTGACCAGCTTCCCAAGGTTCAGCGGCAGCCTGGCCCTTCGGACTCTTGACCTCCGCAGAAACTTCCTCACAGCCCTTCCTCAGAGGGCTGTGTCTGAGCGGCCACTGAGGAGTCTGCAGGCCATCTACCTCAGCCAGAACCCTTACGATTGCTGCGGGGTAGAGGGATGGGGTGCCCTGCAGCACTTCAAGACCGTGGCGGACTTGGCCATGGTCACTTGCAACCTCTCTTCCAGGATCATCCGCGTGGTCGAGCTGCCCGAAGGCGTGCCCCGGGACTGTAAGTGGGGGCAGGTGGACACTGGCCTGTTCTACCTCGTCCTCATTCTGCCCAGCTGCCTCACCCTGCTGGTGGCCTGCACCATCATCTTCCTCACTTTTAAGAAGCCTTTGCTTCAGGTCATCAAGAGTCGGTGCCACTGGTCGTCCATATACTGA